The nucleotide sequence CGACGGTGGGGAACAGAGCACGGGCCTGATTGACTTCGGGCTTACTCCAGCTGTAGGGCTCGTAGTAGTCCGCCCCCGGATTCGCATCGAGATCGGCCAGGGCTTCCTGGACCTTCCTCAAGTCACCCCAGACGCGGGACATGAGATTGATCGGATGAGTCCGTTTCAGATTGGGGGCGAACGCGGGATCGAGTGGCGATTCGTCCGCGGACAGGTCTGCCCTGCCGGACTGAATCTCATCCGCAGCCTCCAGAAAAACCATCGCATCGCGGAAGCAACTGATGGCCAATTGTCGGGGACTCCCTCCCCCACTCACTGATCGGGCCTTGAATAGTTCCAGCGCGACCATCGAGCGATTCAGACTCTCCGTATTCTTTTCTGTGACAGGCATAGCAATTCCTTTGATGAGACAAAACTTTCAGACTCAGATCAAAAAGCGGTGGGTGAGCGGGCCGCCGCAAGTAAGCAACCACGTGCTACGAGAGTGCCGAGGCGAGTTCCGCCTGGGGGAATCTCACGCTATAGGCGACGTAGAATGCCGCCCCCAGTTGCGCGTTCGTCCCCGTGTCGGGGACTTGCAACTGCACGAAGCCGAAGCCATTGTTCAAATCGAGATCTGTTGGCGTGACATCGACCGCCATCAATGCCGGTGACGCCGCGCTGACCGGGGAATACGTATTCGCAGCCGACTGGGTCACAAGGGACCACTGGGGCGTCGCCCCGATGGCCCCAATCTTCGTTCGAACCCTGGTAAAGGACAACGGCTTCGCATTGGCACCCGTGTTGGATGTCGCCTGCCTGAGCGTGAACACAGGATCGTCACCCGCAGTCCCTGCAGCCTTATAAAGCACACACAGCAGCCGGCCGATGTTCCGCATCGAGACCCACTGACCGTTGTTTGCAGCAGTTTGCAAATCGACCGGAACAAAAGCGGGGATGATATCAGCAATTTCAAGAAACTCGTGATTGAAGTCGGACATTGAAGCCTTTCCGTTCAGCGATGAGAAGTGGAGGAAATCCGCTCATGAGCGAATTTCCGGATTGCCAACCAGAACCCGGCAAGACGTCCGCAGCGCAGTTCCTTACCAGGTTCCGGTCGGAGTCAGAAATCGGTTAGCAGACTGAGACGAACGATCACCGTGCAGAGATACAGACGAAACTGGATTGCGTGTTCGTCCCCTTGAACGGGGTAATCGGACTGTTCTCCCACGGAGCGGCATTCATCCGCATGGTGAATCGCAGAGCCAACTGATCCGTCAGGAACTCAACGTGCATCGACACGGCTTGAGCGACCCCTCCCTTGCTGATCGACAGCACCTGACCAAGATCCGCCAGCGTGACGTCTCCCTGTGAACCAAGCGTTCCGGCGAACTCGATTGGCTTCAAAGGGCGACCGCCCAAGGACCCGTACGGCGAAGCGGACAGCCCGGTCGGGGGCATATAGACAAGCTGTCCCGACGAAGTTCCGGTCGGCAGTGACAACTGCATCAATTGCTGCAGACAGTCCTGATTCAGGTACCAGCTTGCGTTTCCGAAGTTCGGAGCGAAGAAGCGGTTCTGCATCTTGATGATGTTTGCGGCGACGATCGTCGCAGGGGACTGTCCCCCCTCCGCAGTGATCGCGAGCAGACTGGGAGAGTTCAAAATCCCCAACGGCTTTCCGATCCCATCGCCATTGAAGAGCGCGTCACCGATCATGAAGTTGAATTCTTCCGCCGCCTTGCGAGTCACGAACTGTTCCAACGCCTGAGCGCCGTCAGAGATCAGTTCATCTGTCAGATAGACGACCACAGCCAGTTTCTGCAGCTTCATCTGGACTTCACGCACAGTCGGCTTACTGGCCGTGATCGACTGTCCTTCGCCCGTCCAGTAGCCTCGAAGACCTCCATGACGACTCCCATTGGCACGAGAGGTTTCCGCGTTCGCCAGGAATGTCATGTTGTTGCCACCGACGGTGTAGTTGTCGGTCGACGCGAACAGGTCGTTGGCATACACGTGCTCGAAGATCTTGCTATTGAACTCGGGCATGACGGTAAAACCACCGTCTGAGCCGACCGTCTCGGACATCCCCTGGATCGCCTTAAAGTGCGATCGGCAGCGGTCGTGGAAGGCGGAACCCTGGTGCCCATCAAACCCGCTGCGGACGAAGTCCCCCAGTGACTTGAATTCGCCCCAGGGCTGGTACCCTCGTCGAATCAGACTCTTCATTGCCGTATGCGACTTCATACGACGGCCTGCGCGCGGCCCGTCCAGATCTTCACGTCCGGTCACGATTGTGACGGACTCATCCGTATCAGACCATTCACCCGTAACACGCCCTTCCAGATCTCTGTGAATACCGCTGTAGTCCGGCTTCGCTGCAAGGCTTTTGACAGTCCCTGTCAGCTCCGACACCTGCTTAGTCAACTCTTCAATCGTCGGCATAAATCTGCTCCTCAGATTACTATTCTTAACTAGTTCTCTCCGCCCGTCGTAATACGCCCTGCATGCAATAAACTCTCTTCGCAACGTCAGCTATTTCCTTCGGTTGGGCGACGGCTATTTGATGCCACCGCAGAGTCGAGTCAGCTCATCAATCGAACTCTGCAACGCCGCGAGCCTGGCGTTATCACCTTCGGTGTGATCAGCCTTCGATTGCGAGACAAGGCGGCTCATCTGCTTTGCGACTCCCGTCAGGGTTCGTCGCTGATGGGGCGTCAGATTTTTTGCTCCAATCAAACCCTTGAGGCGTGTCCCCAGACCAACCACCTGCAAGAACGGAACTCGTCCTGCGGCGAGAAACGCTTTCAAAGATTCGAGGTCCGAACCCTCATCCCTCTCACACTTAAGGGACGGCTGATCCGGGTAACTCGAAGCATGCAACCCTTCGAGTGCTGTGGCCTGCTCCTGGAGATTGACGAGGATGGCGCTCAGTCCCTCCTTAACCGCAGGATTTTCCAACGGCAACATCGCGTCTTCGATACTCTGACAGACGCCTGCAATCGAGGCATAGGCCGCAGCGACAACTGATGAGCCGTAGGGCTGAGTCTCGTCCAATTCCTCGATGTCCTCCAATTCTGCCGACGAATTCTCAACCAGTTCTTCGCTCACTTTTTCCAATTCGAGAGGGACTGTCATGCATTTCTCCGTTGAAAAACCAATACCAAACTTCTTGACGGGGGGTGCCACAGCAATCAGCGACTTGAGAACGGAAGGTGTGATCGGTTGTCCGCCCAACCTGTTTCGATCCAGGGTCTTCGCAACAGCGTCGGGGTTAACGCCGATGGCGCACCAGGACCATTCTTCAAGCTCCCACTCCTCGACAACCAGCACGTCCCTGCCGTCCGGAGCATGCCGGATGCGCGACCGAAGAGGCGTCTCGCGGACTGATGTTGCTCGGACGATTCCTTCGTCGATGAGTTCAAAAATCTGAGCGGCCTCCAGGGATTTTTGTGAGAACCAGGACGTCGCCTGCACTTGATCGTCGGTAACACTCACCGCCAGAGTGTAACTGTTAAGCTATTCTGGGCTTTTCCAGTGGCCAGGGTTTGGTAAATTTTGAGCATCATGGATGATGTTGCGTTACTCAAAGAGCAGGTAGCGGCTTTGCTGCATCGCGTGGCGAAGTTGGAAGCCCAGGTTGCGGAGCGTGATGCTCGGATCTCGGAATTGGAAGCAGAGCTGGAACGGGTTCGCCGTCAGGGTTACAAGCCACAACCCAATCGCAAGCCGCCTGCGGGAAACAAGAAGCAGGATCGTCGCAAGAAGCCATTTCGGCAGCATCCCGGCGTGTTTCGTGATCCGCCGAAGCTCGATGAGATTCCTCCCGGTCAAGTTGAATGTCACGAGGTGGTGCTCGACGCGTGCCCCTGCTGCGGCAGTCGCCGAATCGAGCCGACGGGCCGATTTGATGATCATCTTGTCACTGATATTCCTGAGCCAAAACCTGAATACCATCGCTATCGGCGACATGAGTATCAGTGTCGGGACTGCGGAAAAACCAGCCAGGGTCGTGCGGAACTGGAACTGCCGGGCAGTCATCTGGGACCTCGCGCAAGGCTGCTGAATCTGTATTGCCGGGCTCATCTGGGGATCTCGCTGGGCAAAAGCTGCGATCTGTTGTCGCAGTGGTGGGGAATTCCGTTGAGTCGGGCAGGAGCACTGGGACATCTCGCTTGGGGCGGCAAGCTGTTTGCTCCCGTTGTGACCGATCTGCTCGATCTGTTGCGGCAGCAAAACTTGATTCACGCCGATGAAACCGGCTGGCGCATCAATGGCAAAAACGTCTGGGCCTGGTGCTTCTCGAATCCCAAAATTGCCGTCTACCTGATTCGGCATTCTCGAAGCGGTGCCGTAATTCGCGAGGCACTGGGAGACTCGCTGGCCGGTGTCTTGGTGACGGACTTCTACGCCGCCTACAACGCGATGGAAGCGACCAAGCAGCGCTGCCTGGTCCATCTGCTGCGAGAACTGCACGACCTGCGCCAGAAAGTCCCTGCCATCTGCACAAAGCGGATCATCGAACCACTGATCGCCTTGTTTCAAGAGGCAATGGCACTCGGCAAGCAGCGCGATGAACTGTCGCCGAAGGCTTATACTCAACAATGTGATGCGATTTCAGACCGCTTCGGGGAACTGGCAACGACGATCAGCACAAACACCCATGTTAATCGCATACTCAAGCGATTGCGAAAGTATGCAGATGAACTCTTTACCTTTTTAGATCATCCACACGTCCCCCCAGATAACACACCGGCCGAACGAGACATTCGAAGCGTCGCCGCCACGCGTGCCGACGGAGGAGTGAATCGGACGGATTGGGGTGCGACAGCCTTTGCAAATATCAAATCAATCGTTCGGACATGTCAAAAGCAAGGCTGTCAGTTCCTTCAATACGGACTTGAGTTGATCCGTGCTGTCCAAGCCCGGCAACCCACCCCACTGCCGGTCAGTCAGAACTCCTCTTGAACCACCCACATCCCTCGGGAACCAAGCAAGTCACGATCTGAATCGTCCCCATCATGCGGGAACCGGGGCCGGTGCGCTTAACAGTTACGCCAGAGTTCCTTCTGGAGAAAGCGAAGTCCCGATCGGCTGAGCAATCCCTTCAAGTCCATGAGCCCACAGGACCACAGGATTCTTGGCGTAGTTTTCGAGTCGACATCCCCGCGGAATCAGTTGATCCCCAACGCGATCAATCGCGTCAGTCGAAATAACGGCACGAGCGGACATCGCTGTGCGATCAACATAAGGTTGACTCAGACAGTCCAGTACGAGCGATTTACTTTCGCTACTAATTCTAAAATGACACCCAGAGTCCCGCGTCACTTTCTTACTAACAATATCTTTAATCACAATATCACCGCGAATGCTATTAAATGGTGTTGCTCTCATGAAGACTATTAAACAGATCGCTAGCTTAACTGCATAGACGGATGCAGACCTTGTTTCCAATCCTTTGGAAGGCACTCGGTCTCCGCCGCTCCGGAGCGCAAACGCTCAACTGAAGCACGTCAAACACCGATTCGAGCAGCCACCTTGATCAGAGCGAAAGACCGCGGCGGAGCTTATCAATCTGCGTCGCCTCGAATTCGCTATCTCACATTCGAGATTTCGGCAAATGCTGCGCAGGACAAAGGACTGACAGTGCGGAGCGTTGCTCCTCGCCGCCTAAGCCCTGCTGGGGCTTGGGAGAATCTCCCCTCACCGCTAGGATCATCGCGATGTCAGCCGATCTCTGTGAGAATCTCTTTCTTCCACCGAAACGGCTACGATTTCCACTACCGACAGAAAGAAGTTTCCGATGTCCAATCCGCCATATCCACAGAAATGGGAACTGGCATCACTTGCCCCCGTTCCTTCGACTCAGGAATTCCGCGAGCAATTCGACCACTTCAAACAGCGACTGAAGGCTCTGGCGGAAGCGACGAATCAGCTACCTCCGGTGGACACCGACCCCCGCAATCTCGCGCACTGGTCACAACTGATTACCGAGTACGAGTTCGTCGATGCAACCGCAGTGGATCTGCGCTCACTTGCCGATTGTTATGCCGCAGCCGACGCTGAAAACAAGGCTTATCGCCAGTTGCAAGCCGAACTGGCCGCCACCACGCCAGACCGTGAGCAGATTGCGACGAACATCGAATTTGCATTCCGGGATGCAACGGAAGCCGAGTTTGCCACCTTTGTTTCTGCGGCCCCTGAACTCAAAAAGAATGAATACTTCCTGGTAACACGCCGCAGAAACGCGAAGCTGCGACTCCCCAAATCACAGGAAATCCTTGCAGCAGAACTCGCCGTCGATGGACTGCATGGTTGGGGACGTCTGTATGATCGCACCTCATCATCACTGAAGGTTCAAGTACAGGAAAAAGGCCAGCTTGTCTCTCGTTCACCGGGACAGGTTCAGTTTGATTCGCCGCAAAGAACGATTCGCGAGAACAACTTCTTTGCACTCGATGCTGCGTGGGAAACGATCGCGGACTCTTGCGCAGATGCCATCAATCATATCGCCGGAACTCGCCTTACAACCTACCGTCATATTGGCCTCACCGACCACCTCGAGGCTCCGCTGCGGGTCAACCGTATGACGCGAGAGACACTCGACACAATGTGGTCCACGATCACCTCCAGCAAGCACGTCCTAAAGGGCTATCTCGCCAAGAAGGCCCAACTGCTGGGAATTGATCGCCTCGCCTGGTTCGACCAGTTTGCTCCCTTGCCACAATTGCCCGGAGCTGGAAACGTCGACGACATTCCCTACGACCAGGCGTGCGAATGGATCATCGATGCGTTTGAATCCTTTAGTTCTGACCTGGGCGACTTCGCAAAAATGTCGCTCAGCGAAAACTGGGTGGAAGCCGAGAATCGGTCAGGAAAACAGCAAGGTGGATTCTGCACAGGCTTCCCGACCAGAGGCCAGTCGCGAATCTTCATGACCTACACCAACAGTGCAGACAGCATGAGCACCCTGGCGCACGAGTTGGGCCATGCCTATCACTCGTGGGTTCTGAGAGAGGAACCCGTCTTCCTACAGGATTACCCGATGAATCTTGCTGAAACAGCATCCACGTTTGCGGAAGCGGTTCTGGGAGAGAAACGACTGCAGTGTGCGTCCTCTGATTACGAACGCCTGCAAATTCTCGACGGTATGCTGGGTGACGCCGTGGCATTTTTAATGAATATTCATGCCAGATTTCTGTTCGAAGACGAATTCCACAAACAGCGCGCAGGGGGTGAACTGACGGCCGATCAGCTGAACGCAATCATGCTGGCAGCCCAGAAAGCAGCCTACCTCGACGCCCTGTCCGATGATGGCTGGAATCCTCGATTCTGGGTCTCGAAACTGCATTTCTACATCACGTCGATTCCGTTCTATAATTTTCCCTATACGTTCGGCTATTTGCTTTCACTCGGCGTCTATGCCATTGGCAAGGAAGCGGGTGGGAACTTTTCTGAGTCGTACCGACGACTTCTGCTTGCCACTGGCTCACACGATGCGGAAGAGGCAGTCCTGTCCACCATGGGCTTTGACCTGAGAAAACCGGACTTCTGGCAGCGCAGCCTGAAAATCATTTCTGACCGCGTCGAGCAGTTCACGGAACTCGCGGATCGAATTCTGTCGAAGACGAAGACGGTTTAGCCTATTCCCCGGGTCGGGGAATAGATCGTGACGAGTGGTTAACATTCCAAGGGCTGCAGGCAGGTCACCTGCCCGCAGCCCTCGTTTTTGATCTCGCTCGCCGTCGAGTCGATACAGGAACGAAGGCGAGAAATATTCTCGCGTCAATCGTTCCCTGTGATTGCGAAGAACGGTGGGGATTCACGCCAACCTACTTGCGTTCTTTCATGGCCTGCCATTTGGCAAGACCTTCGTCGAGGAAACGAGCGAAATCACCGTCGCGTTCCTCCAGACCCAGGTAGCTGGAAAGAAGCGTCTTCCCATCCGGAGTGACGACCGCGTAGGCGGGAAGTGTGACATCGCCAAACCAGTTTTCCTGCAACGCGACATTGCGAGCGAGAAGCCGCTCTGCCTCTTGGGGATCTTCGATATCAGGTACTTTGTCCGTATAGACCTGAACCTGCACAAATTGCTCGAGCCGACGGTGATTCTTGGGACGTGCCATTCGAACTTCCATCAGTCGGCAGTTGACGCAGAACACCCCTGTGAAATCAACAAACAAAGGTCGATTCTGAGCTACCGCGGTCAGTACAGCCTTGTCGAAATCTTTCTCGTGCTCTTCACCAACAAGGCGTGCGGGAGCGAATGCGACCAACTGATTTACCACCCATGATTCTCGATCGGGCTGCATCACTCCGATCCCAAACAGTCCTCCCAGAACAAGGAATGCAATGGCAAGCAGGACCCGGACGGGAGACAAGGCCTGAACGATCGTGTCGTGAGATAACCTGAACTGCCCCAGCAGATAAAGTCCGGTGCACAGAGCGATAATCCCCCACAACGTCATCACGTTGGTGAAATCAAACAACCAGGGAACCGAGTTCCACTGTTGATCGACGACACTGATGTACTTGACTGCCACACCCAGTTCGACGAAGCCCATCACCACCTTGACCGCGTTCAGCCATCCACCACTTTTGGGTAGAGCCTTCAACGTCCCGGGCATCATCGCCAACGCGAAAAACGGTGCGGCGAACGTGGAGCCGAATGCCAGCATCCCCAGAATCGGCCAGTAGTATTCTCCCTGGGCCGCAGCGGCCAGCAGCGAACCAACGAATGCGAAGGTGCAACTGAATGAGGTGAGAACGAACGTCAATGCCATAAAGATGACGCCGACAAAGCCACCCGTCTGCTCACCGGTGGCAGTAAATGAAACCAACCAGGAAGGGACTTGAATTTCGAAGAGCCCCAGCATGTTCAGGGCGAAAGCGAAAAAGATCGAGGCGAGGAAAAAATTCAGAATCCAGTTATTGGCAAGCTGATTGGGCTTGGTCGCACCGAAGATTGCGGCGATCCCCACACCGATGATCACGAACGAGGCAACAATCGCGGTCGAGAAAACCCAGGCCAGCACAACTGGGCGACCGCCACGACTTTCATTCTGCTTCAAGAAGAAACTGACCGTAATGGGGACCATCGGGAAAACACACGGCGTGAAGAGAGCCACGAGCGCGGCCCCTACTGCCGTCGCCAGAAACACCAGCAGCCCCTTATCCTGCGGTCGCGATTGATGGACAGAAGCCCCTGCCTCGGGTTCAACAAAGTACTCGATGCGTTCTGGAGGGATGACGTCATCGCTTGTCACCCCCAGAACGAACTCCTGACTGCGGGGAGGAAGGCAGCTATCCTTACACGTC is from Schlesneria sp. DSM 10557 and encodes:
- a CDS encoding IS66 family transposase, whose amino-acid sequence is MDDVALLKEQVAALLHRVAKLEAQVAERDARISELEAELERVRRQGYKPQPNRKPPAGNKKQDRRKKPFRQHPGVFRDPPKLDEIPPGQVECHEVVLDACPCCGSRRIEPTGRFDDHLVTDIPEPKPEYHRYRRHEYQCRDCGKTSQGRAELELPGSHLGPRARLLNLYCRAHLGISLGKSCDLLSQWWGIPLSRAGALGHLAWGGKLFAPVVTDLLDLLRQQNLIHADETGWRINGKNVWAWCFSNPKIAVYLIRHSRSGAVIREALGDSLAGVLVTDFYAAYNAMEATKQRCLVHLLRELHDLRQKVPAICTKRIIEPLIALFQEAMALGKQRDELSPKAYTQQCDAISDRFGELATTISTNTHVNRILKRLRKYADELFTFLDHPHVPPDNTPAERDIRSVAATRADGGVNRTDWGATAFANIKSIVRTCQKQGCQFLQYGLELIRAVQARQPTPLPVSQNSS
- a CDS encoding phage major capsid protein, coding for MPTIEELTKQVSELTGTVKSLAAKPDYSGIHRDLEGRVTGEWSDTDESVTIVTGREDLDGPRAGRRMKSHTAMKSLIRRGYQPWGEFKSLGDFVRSGFDGHQGSAFHDRCRSHFKAIQGMSETVGSDGGFTVMPEFNSKIFEHVYANDLFASTDNYTVGGNNMTFLANAETSRANGSRHGGLRGYWTGEGQSITASKPTVREVQMKLQKLAVVVYLTDELISDGAQALEQFVTRKAAEEFNFMIGDALFNGDGIGKPLGILNSPSLLAITAEGGQSPATIVAANIIKMQNRFFAPNFGNASWYLNQDCLQQLMQLSLPTGTSSGQLVYMPPTGLSASPYGSLGGRPLKPIEFAGTLGSQGDVTLADLGQVLSISKGGVAQAVSMHVEFLTDQLALRFTMRMNAAPWENSPITPFKGTNTQSSFVCISAR
- a CDS encoding M3 family oligoendopeptidase; this encodes MSNPPYPQKWELASLAPVPSTQEFREQFDHFKQRLKALAEATNQLPPVDTDPRNLAHWSQLITEYEFVDATAVDLRSLADCYAAADAENKAYRQLQAELAATTPDREQIATNIEFAFRDATEAEFATFVSAAPELKKNEYFLVTRRRNAKLRLPKSQEILAAELAVDGLHGWGRLYDRTSSSLKVQVQEKGQLVSRSPGQVQFDSPQRTIRENNFFALDAAWETIADSCADAINHIAGTRLTTYRHIGLTDHLEAPLRVNRMTRETLDTMWSTITSSKHVLKGYLAKKAQLLGIDRLAWFDQFAPLPQLPGAGNVDDIPYDQACEWIIDAFESFSSDLGDFAKMSLSENWVEAENRSGKQQGGFCTGFPTRGQSRIFMTYTNSADSMSTLAHELGHAYHSWVLREEPVFLQDYPMNLAETASTFAEAVLGEKRLQCASSDYERLQILDGMLGDAVAFLMNIHARFLFEDEFHKQRAGGELTADQLNAIMLAAQKAAYLDALSDDGWNPRFWVSKLHFYITSIPFYNFPYTFGYLLSLGVYAIGKEAGGNFSESYRRLLLATGSHDAEEAVLSTMGFDLRKPDFWQRSLKIISDRVEQFTELADRILSKTKTV
- a CDS encoding protein-disulfide reductase DsbD family protein produces the protein MKNLSHDCRSSFRLVSRTCWTLVTLVLIAASAVAQPSGFKDLLDGALVSKPVGKPEFSAKLSPASAKPGDEVSLTVTVKLPPKTYIYSTTIDIETRTQITPTSTEGLEAIGGDFQADRKPESKFEPLFNRQIEKFYGEVSWTKKFRISPTADPKNVAVELQVQGQYCSEGNGGTCTTIRPPVKLRASLGEEIPSAATETPAVPYDITIRPKRGKINPVEFQFQLAPTKSSGGKVVRLSVTAALDPEWHIFSSTLEGEGGTKTEITLDKIYGMKPLGEGFVPSRPPEIKDFPELGLRQEVYHDRVTWTREFEVLPDARPRAFGVEASIVYQTCKDSCLPPRSQEFVLGVTSDDVIPPERIEYFVEPEAGASVHQSRPQDKGLLVFLATAVGAALVALFTPCVFPMVPITVSFFLKQNESRGGRPVVLAWVFSTAIVASFVIIGVGIAAIFGATKPNQLANNWILNFFLASIFFAFALNMLGLFEIQVPSWLVSFTATGEQTGGFVGVIFMALTFVLTSFSCTFAFVGSLLAAAAQGEYYWPILGMLAFGSTFAAPFFALAMMPGTLKALPKSGGWLNAVKVVMGFVELGVAVKYISVVDQQWNSVPWLFDFTNVMTLWGIIALCTGLYLLGQFRLSHDTIVQALSPVRVLLAIAFLVLGGLFGIGVMQPDRESWVVNQLVAFAPARLVGEEHEKDFDKAVLTAVAQNRPLFVDFTGVFCVNCRLMEVRMARPKNHRRLEQFVQVQVYTDKVPDIEDPQEAERLLARNVALQENWFGDVTLPAYAVVTPDGKTLLSSYLGLEERDGDFARFLDEGLAKWQAMKERK